A window of Deltaproteobacteria bacterium contains these coding sequences:
- the cas1 gene encoding CRISPR-associated endonuclease Cas1, with product MVVENPPTIDAELSADFLHEVSDIGRLRVGWSHTRAARGAPGVDRVTVARIISQAEQVLASLQRQLRSGRYRPPPLRRTFMPKADGTFRVVGIPTVTDRIVQGAATLALHDRLGPKFSDASFAYRPLLGPKRAAEQLATLLRPGSWAVIADVERFFDAVDHGRLLALVSEAGVDAAGVKLIEAWLRAPVEDGQFRLQPVKGLPQGGPISPILTNLYLTGFDRALEQRGDPHVRFADDFVIVARSGEHAREILTFITDWLRRERMLAIKAAKTLFTPVEQGFVFVGLLFTATTRTLPAEKAEGFKTRVATLLTDPPTLEVAEVVRRHNDLVRGWRNYYGAVTPELDAQLHALERWRHARATAFWKARNVDERLGRAALESLSVDPERTAEPIVEYARWPEAPDPPHAIPGDDPDPWQLVHWPRGARPARVFSTRSALRNHAIGERQRPLLTADRVLHVPTHGSYLTRRKGVLVVRRKKQPVFECARREVGLVTVSGQGVALSSTALLELAQRRVSVILTSAGGAPVARVVPVRSERRVRLLEAQLHARSDVRGATLARAIVAAKIRNQRALLLYHAKYRRRPAAVIRELERAAAAIGECVVAVHGLLGATLADTRRPLFLIEARAAGHYWRAIDRLVPPDWEFPGRRGRGAHDPMNALLNYGYALLANRVWWAIERQGLHPYLGFLHTSRRARPGLVFDLMEEFRQPLVDRAILGLIGRGSRVVMRQHGRLAMRTLRRVDRAIERGLERRLRRRAGNTLAGEIVGSARAIRRTLMEGGSYRGHRMAW from the coding sequence ATGGTGGTCGAGAATCCCCCAACGATCGACGCCGAACTGAGCGCGGACTTCCTCCACGAGGTGTCCGACATCGGACGCTTGCGGGTGGGATGGTCGCATACGCGGGCGGCTCGTGGCGCGCCGGGGGTCGATCGGGTGACCGTGGCCCGGATCATCTCCCAGGCGGAGCAGGTGCTCGCGAGCCTCCAGCGACAGCTCCGCAGCGGGCGCTATCGGCCGCCGCCGCTCCGGCGCACGTTCATGCCCAAGGCCGACGGCACCTTCAGGGTGGTCGGCATCCCGACCGTCACCGATCGGATCGTGCAGGGTGCCGCGACGCTGGCGCTGCACGATCGCCTCGGGCCGAAGTTCTCCGATGCGAGCTTCGCCTATCGCCCACTGCTCGGCCCGAAGCGAGCGGCCGAGCAGCTCGCGACGTTGTTGCGACCGGGATCCTGGGCCGTCATCGCCGACGTCGAACGCTTCTTCGACGCCGTCGATCACGGGCGTCTCCTCGCGCTCGTGTCGGAGGCGGGGGTCGACGCGGCGGGCGTGAAACTGATCGAGGCCTGGTTGCGGGCGCCGGTCGAGGATGGGCAGTTTCGTCTGCAGCCCGTGAAGGGTCTGCCCCAGGGCGGGCCGATCTCGCCGATCCTGACCAATCTCTATCTCACCGGATTCGATCGCGCGCTCGAGCAGCGTGGGGACCCGCACGTGCGGTTCGCCGACGACTTCGTGATCGTCGCGCGCTCCGGGGAGCATGCGCGGGAGATCCTGACGTTCATCACCGATTGGCTCCGCCGCGAGCGCATGCTGGCGATCAAGGCAGCCAAGACCCTGTTTACTCCGGTCGAGCAGGGCTTCGTCTTCGTCGGGTTGCTCTTCACTGCGACGACGCGGACGTTGCCGGCGGAGAAGGCCGAGGGCTTCAAGACCCGGGTCGCGACCCTACTCACCGACCCGCCGACGCTCGAGGTTGCCGAGGTCGTGCGGCGGCACAACGATCTGGTGCGTGGTTGGCGCAACTACTACGGGGCGGTGACGCCGGAGCTGGACGCTCAGCTGCACGCATTGGAGCGCTGGCGGCATGCGCGCGCCACGGCGTTCTGGAAGGCGCGGAACGTCGACGAGCGGCTCGGCAGGGCCGCGCTCGAGTCGTTGAGCGTCGATCCCGAGCGGACGGCCGAGCCCATAGTCGAGTACGCGCGGTGGCCGGAGGCGCCCGACCCGCCACATGCGATCCCCGGCGACGATCCCGATCCGTGGCAGCTCGTGCACTGGCCCCGGGGGGCGCGACCGGCACGTGTCTTCTCGACGAGGTCGGCGCTCCGGAACCATGCGATCGGCGAGCGGCAACGGCCGCTCCTGACCGCGGATCGCGTGCTGCACGTGCCGACCCACGGCTCGTACCTCACGCGGCGGAAGGGCGTGCTCGTCGTCCGGCGGAAGAAGCAGCCGGTCTTCGAATGCGCGCGCCGCGAGGTCGGCCTCGTCACGGTCAGCGGTCAGGGCGTGGCGCTCTCCAGTACCGCGCTTCTCGAGCTCGCGCAGCGCCGTGTCAGTGTCATCCTGACGTCCGCCGGGGGTGCACCGGTGGCGCGCGTGGTGCCCGTGCGGTCGGAGCGGCGCGTCCGGTTGCTGGAGGCGCAGCTTCACGCCCGGAGCGACGTGCGTGGGGCGACCCTGGCGCGCGCGATCGTCGCCGCCAAGATCCGGAATCAGCGCGCGCTGCTGCTCTACCACGCCAAGTACCGCCGGCGGCCAGCCGCCGTCATCCGCGAGCTGGAGCGCGCGGCGGCGGCGATCGGCGAGTGCGTCGTCGCGGTCCATGGTCTGCTCGGGGCGACGCTCGCCGATACGCGGCGCCCGCTCTTCCTGATCGAAGCCCGGGCGGCGGGTCACTACTGGCGCGCGATCGACCGGCTGGTGCCTCCGGACTGGGAGTTTCCGGGTCGGCGTGGACGGGGAGCCCACGATCCAATGAATGCGCTCCTGAACTACGGCTACGCGCTGCTCGCCAATCGGGTGTGGTGGGCGATCGAGCGCCAGGGGCTGCATCCGTATCTCGGGTTCCTTCATACCAGTCGCCGCGCGCGTCCTGGTCTGGTGTTCGACCTGATGGAGGAGTTCCGGCAGCCGCTGGTCGATCGCGCGATCCTCGGTTTGATCGGGCGCGGGAGCCGCGTGGTGATGCGGCAACACGGCCGCCTCGCGATGCGAACTCTCCGCCGCGTCGACCGTGCCATCGAGCGCGGGCTCGAACGGCGGCTGCGACGCCGAGCCGGGAACACGTTGGCCGGCGAGATCGTCGGGAGCGCCCGCGCGATCCGCCGAACGCTGATGGAGGGTGGCTCCTATCGTGGCCACCGGATGGCATGGTGA